The following coding sequences are from one Octopus bimaculoides isolate UCB-OBI-ISO-001 chromosome 3, ASM119413v2, whole genome shotgun sequence window:
- the LOC106869132 gene encoding transcription factor Dp-1 isoform X3, with protein sequence MANSSPTLSSLWPDDGQGSPHKIPTTSRGQKNGPEFEILRHYKENGLDSIAKEVGVLDAQGDLANYKDGNVPKAPFQFVTFPIAASPPKAEPKIFLPSTGSMPSGVVTLPTQRNTTTVDSQWRNRKRGSEISIEPDFTDSKRNKKGEKGGKGLRHFSMKVCEKVQKKGITSYNEVADELVAEFSDPRNLSPSEQVAYDQKNIRRRVYDALNVLMAMNIISKEKKEIRWIGLPTNSAQECQNIEAENRRKIERIKHKTQQLQELILQQIAFKNLVERNRYCEQTMGRPPQHTSIHLPFIIVNTSKETVIDCSISNDKCEYLFTFDNTFEIHDDIEVLKRMGMAEDLEKAVNMVPKALEPYVKDDTGISLIGVQSLNSNSSLEVLTVITFENQRRKIPREIYSNNAKNRHML encoded by the exons ATGGCTAACTCCAGTCCAACTTTATCAAGCTTATGGCCGGATGAtg GTCAAGGAAGTCCTCACAAGATTCCTACGACTTCCAGGGGACAGAAAAATGGCCCTGAATTTGAGATCTTACGCCATTATAAAGAGAACGGCTTGGATTCAATAGCAAAAGAG GTCGGAGTACTTGATGCTCAGGGTGACTTGGCTAATTATAAAGATGGAAATGTTCCTAAAGCTC CCTTCCAGTTTGTAACATTTCCAATTGCTGCCTCTCCACCAAAAGCAGAACCTAAAATATTTTTACCCAGTACAGGATCTATGCCCTCAGGG GTAGTAACGTTGCCAACTCAGAGAAATACGACGACTGTAGATTCACAGTGGCGAAATAGGAAAAGAGGGTCAGAGATTTCTATTGAACCAGATTTTACTGATAG TAAGAGGaataaaaaaggagagaaaggtgGTAAAGGTTTGCGGCATTTTTCTATGAAAGTGTGTGAAAAGGTTCAGAAAAAAGGAATTACGTCTTATAATGAAGTTGCTGATGAATTAGTTGCAGAATTTAGTGATCCTAGAAACTTGTCACCCTCAGAGCAGGTA gcATATGACCAAAAGAATATCAGGCGGCGTGTCTACGATGCTTTGAATGTCCTTATGGCtatgaatattatttcaaaagaaaagaaagaaattcgtTGGATTGGATTACCTACAAATTCAGCTCAAGAATGCCAAAATATTGAA GCAGAAAATCGAAGAAAGATAGAACGtatcaaacacaaaacacaacaaTTACAAGAATTAATTTTGCAA CAAATTGCTTTCAAAAATTTGGTTGAAAGGAATAGGTACTGTGAACAAACAATGGGCCGACCACCGCAGCacacctccattcatcttccattTATTATTGTAAATACAAGTAAGGAAACTGTGATTGATTGCAGCATTTCTAATGATAA ATGTGAATACCTTTTTACTTTCGACAACACATTTGAGATCCATGATGATATTGAAGTTCTCAAGCGCATGGGTATGGCAGAAGATTTAGAAAAGGCTGTGAATATGGTGCCAAAAGCTTTAGAGCCTTATGTTAAGG ATGACACTGGAATATCACTCATTGGAGTCCAATCCCTGAATTCTAACTCATCCCTTGAAGTATTAACTGTCATTACGTTTGAAAATCAAAGGAGGAAAATACCCAGAGAAATTTATTCAAACAATGCAAAGAATAGACATATGCTGTAA